AGGATCTTGCGGAGCTTGAAAACCGCATCATGACTGGTCATGCCAGCCTCTTTTTTCAAATTGATAATTCCTGAAATCATAGATTTAATTATACCATAAAAGGACCGCTCTTGTGAGCAAGTCCTCGCTTACTTTCTAAGAAGCTGTATTTACAAGTAAATGTCATTTAGAAAATTTCCTTAGTTAAAGGTGTTGAACTGTAAATACAGGTTCTTAAATTCCTGACTAGCCAATCATCCCTAGCAGATACTGCAAGAGGAGGGAGATACAGGTAATGCTAATCCAGCAGCTAGCCCCCAGCAGAATGGCTCTTCCACCTGTCCTGAGCAGATGAAGCAGGTCTGTCTTAAGTCCAATCGCTGCCATGGCCATGGTGATGAAGAACTTAGACAAATCCTTGACGGGCGCAAAAATTGCTTGAGAATAGCCCAGACCAGTCCAAATCGTCGTAAAAAGACTGGCCCCAAGGAAAAAGAGGATAAAGGTCGGAAAGACCGTTTTGAGCGAGAAATCTGACTGGCTGGACCGAGCTTTTTGGGCTTGCAGAATGGCCAGAACAAGAGTAATCGGTATGATGGCCAGAGTTCGTGTCAATTTGACTGTTACACCTGTATCTAGGGTCTGACTTCCCAGCTGGTAAAGATTATCCCAGGTGCTTGCTGCCGCTGTGACAGAGGAGGTATCATTGATGGCAGTTCCTACAAACAAGCCAAATTCTTGACCCGATTGGGTGGAAAATCCCAGGATTTGTCCTAAACTGGGAAATAGCAGTGCTGCCAAGAGATTAAAGAAAAAAATCACCGAGATGGCTTGGGCAACCTCTTCATCCTTGGCCTTGATAACAGGCGCTGTTGCTGCAATGGCAGAACCCCCACAAATCGAAGAACCAACTCCGACTAGGATTGCAATCGGCGCTTCAATCGCAAAATACTTGTGCCCAAGATAGGCCACTAGCAGGGCTGTTGAAATCGTCGCAAGGATAATAGGCACGGACTGCTTGCCAGTCTCCCAGATGACACCCAGATTGAGACCAAACCCTAGTAGAATAACCGCATATTGCAATATTTTTTTAGATGTAAAGGCCAATCCAGCATCCAAAACATAGCTATCCTTGATAAAAAATGCTAAGACCAGTCCTATTATCAAGGCAAAGACTGCTCCACCAACCAGCGGAAATTGACTTCCCAGCCACTGACTGGCCAAGGCAATAATGGCACAAACACCGATACTAGCTGCTTTTTTCCTAAATTCCATCCTAACCTCCCCCAAAGGAAACTTTTCAAACATTATACTCTTTTTCTGTAAAAAATGCCTGGGAGGGATGATAAACACCTCAGGCCCATTAGAAAAGACCCGCACAAGCAGGTCTTGAATTTTAGGGGGCAGTTAATCTAGAGCGGTGACTTGGTAGTCACCCTCAATATAGAAAGTCGATGTCAGGCTTTCCTGCCCGTCATTGACAAGGATTTCCACACAGTTGGTGTCAACCAAGACCAGCAAGTCTGTCGCTTGGACAGTAACTGCTCGGCGAACCGTTGGCCACTCTTCTTCCCCAGCCTGCTGGATCTTGAGATGACTACGGTCAATATAGACTTCTTGGTTTTCCTTATCGTAACCAAATTGCAGGTAATCTTGGTCGCTTCCTAGTTTTAGTTCAAAACTATCTTCCAGTTTAAGAGAAAGCTTGCTTGGACCTTGAATAACTTGACCGATTTCAATATCCTTGAAAGCTTCCAAGACACTTGTTGGCAGAACTTGGTGCAAGCCGTTTTCAGTCTTCTTGAGAATACGTGGAAGGGTCATCTGACCGTACCACTTATGACCCAGGTCATTGGTCACCAACTTGCGACCCCAAGTGTGCATCCAGGCTACCATGACACGTTCGCCTTCTGGACCTTGGGTAGTCTGAGCTGCGTAGAAGTCATGTCCGTGGTCAATTTCCTTAAAGGAATCTGCCACAAAGACCTTCTTATCCCAGTCCACATGACCTGTCACAAAGATGTTGGAGTTGATATTGATAAAGTCATTCTCATCTTTTTGGTAACGCATGGGAGAGATAATCAGGTACTCTTGACCGTCCACTTCAAAGTAGTCAGGACATTCCCAGACAAATCCTTGGTTAGCCTCACCTTTCAAGAAGATAGACTCAAATTTCCAATCCGTCAGGTTGGGAGAGCTGAGCAAGACGATACAGCCGACATTGTCCTTATGCTTGGTTGCGACAACAGAGTAATAGTGACCATCTTTCTCAAAAATCTTCGGATCGCGGAAATCATTTGCGATCACTTCTTCTGGCAGTCCATCTGCTGTTGCGACTGGATTCTGCTCGATTTTTTCAAAGTGAATACCGTCAGTTGAGAAGGCCATGTTCTGAACTTGGCTAACTGTCCCATCTTCATTGTTGATATGACCAGTATACATGAGCCAGAGGACATCATCTTTGACAATGGCAGAGCCCGAGAAACAGCCGTCTTTATCGTAAGCTTTATCCGGAGCTAGGGCAACTGGAAGTTGTTCCCAGTTGACCAAGTCCTTACTTTTTGCATGCCCCCAGTGCATCGGTCCCCAAACACTCTCGTAAGGGTTGAATTGGTAGAACAAATGGTATTCTCCACGGAAGTAGATAAATCCATTGGGGTCGTTTATCCAGCCTGTTTCTGGTGTTAAATGGGCTTGCGGTTTGAAAATCGGATTGACATTTCCTTTTTCTGTCTGAATAAATTGATTGGCTTTATCAACTGTTTTCACAGGCAGCCTCCTTTTAAATTACTGATTTGCTTTGTATTGATCGTAGTATTTTTGCTTGATAGCTAACCAGTCAGAAAGACCATAGCTTTCCAACTCTTTCAAATAGCTATCCCACTCTTCTTCGACACCGCCGTTAACAATCCATTCTGCACGTTTGCGGTAGATGAAGTCGTTCATGTCTGCTTCAACTTGGGCAATCTTATCCAAATCTTCTTGTTCCATGAAGACACGAGGGTAGATATCATCGTTGGTCACATAGTCAAGATAAGTAGCGTGCATCAAGTCCAAACGCCATTTAGCATCGTCTGGCATGGTTGTTACAGTACCATAGTATTCATCAAGAATAGCAAGCGGTCCACCAACTTCTGTCTTCTGACGCAATTCGCCTGGAGCTGTACCATTCAATGGTAAGTGCTTAAGACTGTTGGTTGCTGTATCAAGTTCAAAGATGTTTTGTTGGGTTTCATCACCATAGGTACCCCAGTTGTTTTGAACAGATTGGAGCGGAGCATATTGAGCGTCAATCCATTTAGCCGTCAACTCCAAGTTTTTGTTAGCTGAGGTGATAACCATACGGTCACGCTGGAAGCCCATGCCGTTGGTACGTGTGATGTGCTTGGTACCATCTGGTCCTGCCAATACTGGCAAGATGTCATAGGTCTCATTCATACCAGTGATATTGGCCTTGTCCCATGTGAAGTACACACCATAGAGGTTTTCACTACCTTTAGCAAGATAGGTATTCCAGTCTTGCTCAAAGGCTTCTGGGTCAATGAGGCCTTTTTCTTGAAGGGTACGCATGAACTCAACACCTTCTTTGTAGTCTTCGTTGTCTGCTGTAAAGTCAACGGTACCGTCATTGTTTACGACGATATGGTCATCGTTATCACCGACACCAAAGGCACCAAAGAGAATCTTGAAGTCTTCGCCGCCGTTACCGTTGACAAAGGACATTGGGATTTCATCCGCCTTGCCGTTACCGTTAGGGTCCTTGGTCTTGAAGGCTTCAAGAACCTTAATCAAGTCATCTGTTGTTTTTGGCATGTCAAGACCGAGTTTGTTCAACCATTCTTTGTTAATCCAAGCAATGTCGCTGACAGTATGGATAGACTCCTTGCCTTCACCTAACTCTTCAATCCATGGGAATGAGTAGATATGACCGTCTGGTGCTGTGATCATAGAGCGGTATTCTGGATTTTCGTCCAAAATTTTCTTGAGGTTTGGCATATGCTTATCAATCAAGTCTTCAACTGGTACGATAACACCTTGTTTAGCCCAGTTCATCAATTCCACATCTGAAGCCCCGTCATTATGGATGGCATCTGGCAAATCACCTGAAGCAATGTCCAAGTTCCGCTTTTCACCAAAGTCAGACTGGTAGTTGGTCCATTCAATATGAACGCCAGTTTCTTCCTCTAAACGTTGGAAAATCAACTTGTCATTTGGATCAGCTGGAGCTAGGGGGGAGCTAGCTGTCATAAACTTAAGCGTAACGGATTTTTCAAGCGGGAATTGAACATCTTTCAATTCATAGTCAGGGCTTGATGCCGTATTTTTTGAGCCACAAGCAGCCAACAAGACGGTACTTGCAAGAAGCGTAATAACTGTTTTTCCAAATTTGTGTTTCATCAGAAACAACCTCCTATATTTGTAAATTGATTTTTTAGAATATCTTTCAGTTTCCTTTTATTACTAGCTCTGAAGGTTTTGTGAACCTTTAGAGGTGGGGAATAGAGGGAACTACGTTCCTATCAAAAAGCTGAATTCTGTACTGAAGTACGGCATAGCGAGTTCAAATAATACATGATTATTTGAAGCTGGAGATAAGGAAACGAAGTTTCCTCTTTCGTCGACGTAAGAAAAGAGAAAATGAAAGATATTTATTAACCTTTTAATGAACCAGCCATGATACCCTTATCAAAGTATTTCTGGAAGAATGGATACATGACAATGAGTGGCAAACTTGAGATGACAATGGTCGCATACTTAATCATTTCTGCGATTCGTTTCATTTCATTCATGGCAGCCTGGGCTCCAATCATGTCCTTAGCAGGCTCGCTTTGAATGAGGATTTTACGAAGTACTAGTTGGAGTGGCTCCAAGTCTGGATCCTTGATGTAAATCATAGCATCAAAGTAAGAATTCCATTGACCGACAAAGGCATAGAGGAAAAGTACAAACATAATCGGTTTTGCCAGCGGAATCATGATTTTCCAGAAAATCTGAAATTCATTGGCACCGTCCATTACGGCTGCTTCTACCAACTCATCTGGCAAGCCTTGGAAATAGGTCCGTGCCAAGATGATATTCCAAACATTGACTGCACCAGGAATAATAATAGCCCAGACGGTGTTCAACATTCCCAAATCTTTGACTAAGAGATAGGTCGGAACAAGCCCACCGCCGAAGAACATGGTGAAAACTAGAAAGGCATTGATCCATTTTTTTCCAACCAAATCCTTTTTTGAAAGAGGATAAGCAGTCATGACCGAAATGGCTACAGTCACAAAGGCAAAGGAGAAGGAATAAAAGAGGGAGTTGAAGAATCCACGTAGGATAGACTTGTCTGAAAATACCCGTTGGTAACCTTCTACTGTCCAGTCCTTTGGATCAAAGCTAATTCCCTTGCTGACCAAGGCCTGCGGATCCATAAAGGAAGCGACTAGGATATAGACCATGGGCACAACTGTTATGAGAACAAGAAATGCCAGCAAGATTTTATTGACAACCATCATTCGCTTGTCAAATTTTGTGTACATTTGTGTATTCATACGAACCTCCTATAAGCCTTGTCCATCATTGATTCGTTGAACGAATTTGTTCACTGCAATCAGGAGAATAATATTGATAAGTGCGTTAAATAAGCCAACCGCTGTTGAATAAGAGTAGTCACCTGACACCAAACCGATTTTATAGACATAGGTTGAGATGATTTCAGAACTGGTCAAGTTGAGGGAAGTCTGCATCAGAAAGGCTTTTTCGTAACCAACGTTCATGATGCCCCCTGCTGCTAAGATAAACTGAATGACCATAACTGGTTTCAATGCAGGCAAGTCAATGTGCCAGATTCGTTGGAAGATATTGGCACCGTCTAGCTTAGCCGCTTCAATCAAGGCTGGATCAACATTGACCAAGGTAGCTGTGTAAAGCGTTGATGCCCAGCCCATTCCCTGCCAGATACCACTGAGAATATAGAGAGGTCTGAAGTAATCAGGATTCGTTAGGAAGTTGGCTTCTAACCCAAACATACCTAGGATTGAATTGACCGGTCCTCCTACTGAGAAGAATAGGAAAATCATACCGACGATGACCACGACTGAGATAAAGTTTGGAGCGTAGAGCACCAACTGAATCCGTTTTTTAGCCTTATCGCTCAATAGTTGGTTGAGCATGATGGCCAAAATAATGGGCGGAAGAAATCCTAGGAGCAGGCCGTAGACACTCAATTTCAAGGTGTTGGCAAGCAAGGTACCAAAGTTCGGAGAAGAGAGAAACTTAGTAAACTCTTCAAACCCAATCCACTCACTACCTAGAACACCTTTTAAAGGGTTATAGTCTTTAAAGGCAATCAAGACCCCGTACATAGGGATGTAACGGAAGATGAAAGTCAAGACTAATCCAGGTAGTAACATCAGTAACAAGAGCTTCTGCTGCTTGATTCTATCTAATAGACTAGCTTGTTGCAGTTTTGATGTTTTCATAAGAACTCCTTTTTGAAACGTTTCAAAATTTTCTGTTTTAGAAAGAGGATGAACTCCTCTATTTTTTGAAACGTTTCATTTTTCTTGTAAAAATAAAACCAACTGTTTATTGATGATTTTATTCTAACATTGTAACCGTTTTCTGTCAACTACTTTTTTAAAAATCTTTTGTCGTTTTTCCTTCTAGGTAAGAAATTGGTAATGTAACTTGGAGAGGGCGCTCCCTTTTCTCAATAATGTCGACTAAACAGGCAACTGCTTCTTGGGCCATGTCCTCCAATGGCTGACGAATGGTAGAAAGTTCTAAAGAACGTTCACTTGCCAACTGAATACCGTCATAGCCAATCACCTGCACATCTTCTGGAACCCGTCGTCCCAGTTTTTCCAAAACAGCAAGTGTGTCTAGGGCC
The sequence above is a segment of the Streptococcus suis genome. Coding sequences within it:
- a CDS encoding YeiH family protein, producing MEFRKKAASIGVCAIIALASQWLGSQFPLVGGAVFALIIGLVLAFFIKDSYVLDAGLAFTSKKILQYAVILLGFGLNLGVIWETGKQSVPIILATISTALLVAYLGHKYFAIEAPIAILVGVGSSICGGSAIAATAPVIKAKDEEVAQAISVIFFFNLLAALLFPSLGQILGFSTQSGQEFGLFVGTAINDTSSVTAAASTWDNLYQLGSQTLDTGVTVKLTRTLAIIPITLVLAILQAQKARSSQSDFSLKTVFPTFILFFLGASLFTTIWTGLGYSQAIFAPVKDLSKFFITMAMAAIGLKTDLLHLLRTGGRAILLGASCWISITCISLLLQYLLGMIG
- a CDS encoding glycoside hydrolase family 32 protein, producing MKTVDKANQFIQTEKGNVNPIFKPQAHLTPETGWINDPNGFIYFRGEYHLFYQFNPYESVWGPMHWGHAKSKDLVNWEQLPVALAPDKAYDKDGCFSGSAIVKDDVLWLMYTGHINNEDGTVSQVQNMAFSTDGIHFEKIEQNPVATADGLPEEVIANDFRDPKIFEKDGHYYSVVATKHKDNVGCIVLLSSPNLTDWKFESIFLKGEANQGFVWECPDYFEVDGQEYLIISPMRYQKDENDFININSNIFVTGHVDWDKKVFVADSFKEIDHGHDFYAAQTTQGPEGERVMVAWMHTWGRKLVTNDLGHKWYGQMTLPRILKKTENGLHQVLPTSVLEAFKDIEIGQVIQGPSKLSLKLEDSFELKLGSDQDYLQFGYDKENQEVYIDRSHLKIQQAGEEEWPTVRRAVTVQATDLLVLVDTNCVEILVNDGQESLTSTFYIEGDYQVTALD
- a CDS encoding ABC transporter substrate-binding protein, giving the protein MKHKFGKTVITLLASTVLLAACGSKNTASSPDYELKDVQFPLEKSVTLKFMTASSPLAPADPNDKLIFQRLEEETGVHIEWTNYQSDFGEKRNLDIASGDLPDAIHNDGASDVELMNWAKQGVIVPVEDLIDKHMPNLKKILDENPEYRSMITAPDGHIYSFPWIEELGEGKESIHTVSDIAWINKEWLNKLGLDMPKTTDDLIKVLEAFKTKDPNGNGKADEIPMSFVNGNGGEDFKILFGAFGVGDNDDHIVVNNDGTVDFTADNEDYKEGVEFMRTLQEKGLIDPEAFEQDWNTYLAKGSENLYGVYFTWDKANITGMNETYDILPVLAGPDGTKHITRTNGMGFQRDRMVITSANKNLELTAKWIDAQYAPLQSVQNNWGTYGDETQQNIFELDTATNSLKHLPLNGTAPGELRQKTEVGGPLAILDEYYGTVTTMPDDAKWRLDLMHATYLDYVTNDDIYPRVFMEQEDLDKIAQVEADMNDFIYRKRAEWIVNGGVEEEWDSYLKELESYGLSDWLAIKQKYYDQYKANQ
- a CDS encoding carbohydrate ABC transporter permease; this encodes MNTQMYTKFDKRMMVVNKILLAFLVLITVVPMVYILVASFMDPQALVSKGISFDPKDWTVEGYQRVFSDKSILRGFFNSLFYSFSFAFVTVAISVMTAYPLSKKDLVGKKWINAFLVFTMFFGGGLVPTYLLVKDLGMLNTVWAIIIPGAVNVWNIILARTYFQGLPDELVEAAVMDGANEFQIFWKIMIPLAKPIMFVLFLYAFVGQWNSYFDAMIYIKDPDLEPLQLVLRKILIQSEPAKDMIGAQAAMNEMKRIAEMIKYATIVISSLPLIVMYPFFQKYFDKGIMAGSLKG
- a CDS encoding ABC transporter permease subunit; protein product: MKTSKLQQASLLDRIKQQKLLLLMLLPGLVLTFIFRYIPMYGVLIAFKDYNPLKGVLGSEWIGFEEFTKFLSSPNFGTLLANTLKLSVYGLLLGFLPPIILAIMLNQLLSDKAKKRIQLVLYAPNFISVVVIVGMIFLFFSVGGPVNSILGMFGLEANFLTNPDYFRPLYILSGIWQGMGWASTLYTATLVNVDPALIEAAKLDGANIFQRIWHIDLPALKPVMVIQFILAAGGIMNVGYEKAFLMQTSLNLTSSEIISTYVYKIGLVSGDYSYSTAVGLFNALINIILLIAVNKFVQRINDGQGL